The proteins below come from a single Bacteroidota bacterium genomic window:
- the amrS gene encoding AmmeMemoRadiSam system radical SAM enzyme, whose product MNKRSFIKNSICATCGLAVAFGTRNLFGSLYRNLNAPPDDPNRFSREALHYISTPRGIKCKLCPQACELKPGETGDCRTRENINGKLFTIAYGNPCAVHIDPIEKKPLYHFLPASKAYSIATAGCNLACLNCQNWTISQESPHNTRNYDLFPEAVVNEAKKYQCRTIAYTYSEPIAFYEYTMDTCKIARTDGIKNLFISAGYINEQPLRELAPFLDAANIDLKSFSNETYEMLNAGTLEPVLNTLKILRDEGVWLEITNLIVPSWTDNMQEIEKMCQWLYSNGFENTPLHFSRFHPMYKLKNLPPTPTGTLDKARNIALGEGLNYVYVGNAPELGDENTTCPNCRKIAIKRKGFSVTEFNIRDGKCISCGCKIAGVWN is encoded by the coding sequence ATGAACAAAAGATCATTCATAAAGAACAGTATCTGCGCTACCTGTGGACTTGCAGTTGCCTTTGGAACCAGGAACCTGTTCGGAAGTTTGTACCGTAATTTAAATGCGCCCCCGGATGATCCAAACCGGTTTTCCCGCGAAGCACTGCACTATATTAGCACACCCAGGGGAATTAAATGCAAACTTTGTCCCCAGGCTTGCGAACTAAAACCAGGAGAAACCGGTGATTGCAGAACAAGAGAAAATATCAACGGTAAACTGTTCACCATTGCTTATGGAAACCCTTGCGCAGTCCATATTGATCCTATAGAAAAAAAACCACTGTATCACTTTCTCCCTGCAAGTAAAGCCTATTCAATTGCAACAGCGGGATGTAATCTGGCCTGCCTGAACTGTCAGAACTGGACAATATCCCAGGAAAGCCCTCACAATACACGTAATTATGATTTATTCCCTGAAGCGGTTGTTAATGAAGCAAAAAAATATCAATGCAGAACCATAGCCTATACTTATTCTGAACCCATTGCATTTTATGAATATACGATGGATACATGCAAAATAGCCCGGACCGATGGGATTAAAAATCTGTTCATATCCGCCGGCTATATTAACGAGCAACCTCTCAGGGAATTAGCTCCGTTCCTGGATGCTGCCAATATTGATCTGAAAAGTTTTAGCAATGAAACATATGAAATGCTCAACGCGGGAACCCTGGAGCCGGTGTTAAATACTCTTAAAATATTACGGGATGAGGGAGTCTGGCTCGAAATAACAAACCTGATTGTTCCTTCATGGACAGACAATATGCAGGAAATCGAAAAAATGTGCCAATGGCTTTACTCAAACGGCTTCGAAAACACTCCTTTGCATTTTAGCCGATTCCATCCGATGTATAAACTCAAAAACCTTCCCCCTACTCCGACCGGCACATTGGATAAAGCAAGAAATATCGCGCTCGGGGAAGGATTGAATTATGTATATGTCGGGAATGCCCCCGAACTGGGCGATGAAAACACAACTTGCCCGAATTGCAGAAAAATTGCCATCAAACGCAAAGGATTTTCAGTAACCGAATTTAATATCCGCGATGGAAAATGCATATCATGCGGGTGCAAAATCGCAGGAGTATGGAACTAA
- a CDS encoding UDP-glucose/GDP-mannose dehydrogenase family protein: MKITVVGSGYVGLVTGTCFAEVGVDVTCVDIDENKINGLKKGIIPIFEPGLEDMVHRNVDKGRLHFTTDLASTLEGCEVIFSAVGTPPDEDGSADLKYVIDVAKEAGKNMNDYILMVTKSTVPVGTANKVRLAIQSELDKRGVNIPFDVASNPEFLKEGAAIDDFLKPDRIVIGLESEKARELMSKLYKPFTLNGHPLIFMDIPSAEMTKYAANAMLATRISFMNDIANLCEIVGANVNMVRKGIGSDPRIGSKFIYPGVGYGGSCFPKDVKALIRTARANNYDLKVLQSVEDVNDEQKKVLFNKVYKYFNGDIKGKTIGMWGLSFKPETDDMREAPSLVLIDEFTNAGCKVKAYDPVAMDETKRKIGDKIEYANDAYEALIDADCLVLVTEWKEFRIPNLNVIKKLLKNPAIFDGRNIYDPEEMKNTGFHYFCIGIKTEYL, from the coding sequence ATGAAGATCACAGTAGTAGGAAGCGGATATGTAGGTCTGGTAACCGGAACCTGCTTTGCAGAAGTTGGCGTTGACGTCACTTGTGTAGATATCGATGAGAACAAGATTAACGGCCTGAAAAAGGGAATAATCCCCATTTTTGAACCAGGATTGGAAGATATGGTTCACCGCAATGTTGACAAAGGTCGGCTTCATTTCACCACTGACCTGGCCTCCACTTTAGAAGGCTGTGAAGTTATTTTCAGCGCTGTAGGAACACCACCCGATGAAGACGGTAGTGCTGACCTGAAATATGTGATTGATGTGGCAAAAGAAGCGGGTAAGAATATGAATGATTACATACTCATGGTAACCAAAAGTACTGTACCCGTTGGAACGGCCAACAAAGTCAGGTTAGCTATACAATCGGAACTTGATAAACGGGGTGTGAACATCCCTTTCGATGTTGCTTCCAACCCTGAATTCCTTAAGGAAGGTGCCGCTATTGACGACTTCCTTAAACCCGACCGTATCGTGATTGGCCTCGAATCGGAAAAAGCCCGGGAACTGATGAGCAAGCTCTATAAACCTTTCACTCTTAATGGACACCCGCTGATATTCATGGATATCCCTTCTGCTGAAATGACCAAATATGCCGCAAACGCGATGCTCGCCACACGAATTAGTTTCATGAACGATATTGCCAACCTTTGCGAAATCGTTGGAGCCAATGTTAATATGGTTAGAAAAGGCATTGGAAGCGACCCGAGAATAGGCAGCAAATTTATCTATCCCGGAGTGGGTTATGGCGGATCATGTTTTCCCAAGGACGTTAAAGCCCTTATACGGACTGCCCGCGCCAACAACTATGACTTAAAAGTTCTCCAGTCGGTCGAAGACGTAAACGACGAACAGAAAAAAGTCTTGTTTAATAAGGTTTATAAGTATTTTAATGGTGATATCAAAGGTAAAACCATCGGGATGTGGGGTCTTTCTTTTAAACCGGAAACCGATGACATGCGGGAAGCTCCATCTCTGGTTCTGATTGATGAATTTACCAATGCCGGTTGTAAAGTTAAAGCTTATGACCCTGTTGCAATGGACGAAACCAAACGAAAGATTGGTGATAAAATAGAATATGCCAATGATGCCTACGAAGCCCTCATTGATGCCGATTGCCTCGTTCTGGTAACTGAATGGAAAGAATTCAGGATCCCGAACCTCAATGTGATTAAAAAACTTCTGAAAAATCCGGCAATATTTGACGGAAGGAATATTTATGATCCGGAAGAAATGAAAAATACAGGATTCCATTACTTCTGCATTGGAATAAAAACCGAATATCTATAG
- a CDS encoding SDR family oxidoreductase, translating to MNKKKILITGGAGFLGSHLAERLLHEGNEVICLDNFFTGNKSNIIHLMGNPFFEVIRHDVTMSFFIEVDEIYNLACPASPVQYQVNPIKTIKTSVAGAMNMLGLAKRIKAKILQASTSEVYGDPEVHPQKEDYWGHVNPIGSRACYDEGKRCAEALFMNYHRQNGVKIKIARIFNTYGPRMDPADGRVVSNFIMQALNNKPITIYGDGSQTRSFCFVSDLIDGLIKLMNTGDDFTGPVNIGNPGEFTIMELASKVIELTGSKSKLTFEPLPEDDPIQRQPDITLAKNRLGWKPTIHLEEGLLKTIEYFRNINQG from the coding sequence ATGAATAAGAAAAAAATCCTGATTACAGGCGGTGCCGGATTTCTAGGATCCCATCTTGCTGAAAGATTGTTACATGAAGGTAATGAAGTTATTTGTCTGGATAATTTTTTTACAGGGAACAAAAGCAATATCATTCACCTCATGGGAAATCCATTTTTCGAAGTGATCAGGCATGATGTTACCATGAGTTTCTTCATCGAAGTAGATGAAATCTATAACCTGGCCTGCCCGGCATCCCCGGTACAATATCAGGTTAATCCTATTAAAACTATTAAAACCTCTGTTGCTGGTGCAATGAATATGCTCGGTCTTGCCAAACGCATCAAGGCAAAAATCCTGCAGGCAAGTACCAGCGAGGTTTATGGCGATCCTGAGGTCCATCCCCAAAAAGAAGATTATTGGGGCCATGTAAACCCCATCGGCTCACGGGCTTGCTACGATGAAGGGAAACGCTGTGCTGAAGCCCTCTTCATGAATTACCACCGCCAAAACGGGGTAAAAATTAAGATTGCACGTATCTTTAACACTTATGGACCCAGAATGGATCCCGCTGATGGAAGGGTCGTCTCTAATTTTATTATGCAGGCCCTTAACAACAAACCGATTACTATTTACGGTGATGGAAGCCAAACCAGAAGCTTCTGTTTTGTTAGCGATCTGATTGACGGCCTTATAAAACTGATGAATACAGGTGATGATTTCACCGGTCCTGTTAATATTGGAAATCCCGGAGAATTCACGATTATGGAACTTGCCAGCAAGGTAATTGAATTAACAGGATCCAAATCAAAACTCACTTTTGAACCTTTACCTGAAGATGATCCCATCCAGAGGCAACCTGACATCACCCTGGCTAAAAATCGCCTGGGTTGGAAACCTACTATTCATTTGGAAGAAGGACTCTTGAAAACAATCGAATATTTCAGGAATATTAACCAGGGCTGA
- the rfbD gene encoding dTDP-4-dehydrorhamnose reductase: protein MKNILVTGANGQLGTEIRNRSPLHPELNFRFTDLDDLNIGKKSNIIDYCNHFTPDLIINCAAYNLVDKAEDDPAPAILVNTEAVANLADVAGIFNAGLIHISTDYVFDGKAFRPYSETDQPNPLSAYARSKYGGETELINRNGKFVIIRTSWLYSSHGQNFVKTILKYGKERESLRVVDDQTGTPTFAGDLAEVVLQMIPEFDKISQTEIFHFSNEGVASWYDFAKAILRMAGIGCKVFPVSTEDYPLPAKRPFYSVMNKSKIKQFLGMEIPYWLDSLEKSLHSINK, encoded by the coding sequence ATGAAAAACATTTTGGTAACCGGTGCAAATGGTCAGCTCGGAACGGAAATCCGGAATCGTTCACCTTTACATCCCGAATTAAATTTCCGGTTTACCGACCTGGATGATCTGAATATAGGGAAAAAAAGCAATATCATTGACTATTGCAATCATTTCACCCCCGATCTGATCATAAACTGTGCAGCATATAACCTCGTCGATAAGGCTGAGGATGACCCCGCCCCTGCAATTCTTGTCAATACTGAAGCCGTTGCAAACCTCGCTGATGTTGCAGGAATTTTTAATGCCGGATTGATCCATATCAGTACCGATTATGTTTTCGACGGAAAAGCTTTCAGACCTTACTCCGAAACCGACCAGCCTAACCCTCTTTCCGCCTATGCCCGATCAAAATATGGAGGTGAAACAGAACTGATCAACAGGAACGGAAAATTTGTGATTATCCGCACCTCCTGGCTGTACTCATCCCATGGGCAAAATTTTGTTAAAACAATCCTTAAATACGGAAAAGAAAGAGAATCTCTGAGGGTTGTCGATGACCAAACAGGTACACCTACATTTGCAGGAGATCTTGCCGAAGTAGTTCTTCAAATGATACCCGAATTTGATAAAATAAGCCAAACGGAAATATTTCACTTCTCCAATGAAGGGGTGGCATCCTGGTATGATTTTGCAAAAGCTATCCTACGGATGGCAGGGATAGGTTGCAAAGTATTCCCGGTGAGTACCGAAGATTATCCTTTGCCTGCAAAGCGACCATTCTACAGTGTAATGAACAAATCGAAAATAAAGCAATTCCTGGGAATGGAAATCCCGTACTGGCTTGACAGCCTTGAAAAATCATTGCATTCAATTAACAAATAA
- a CDS encoding phospho-sugar mutase, translating into MESYKLEPEILKKAQIWLGEGFDEQTRNEVSDLINYNPQELTESFYTSLEFGTGGLRGIMGPGTNRMNKYTVGMATQGLANYLKSAFKDLPEIKVAIAYDSRNRSRYFAEITANVFAANNIKVYLFDDLRPTPELSFAIRHFSCQSGVVITASHNPPEYNGYKAYWDDGAQMIPPHDKNVIEEVNKISSIDEVKFEGNRNLIEVIGKDVDESYLSAVLSLTLNPDLIRKHHNLKIVYTPLHGTGTRLVPEILKRMGFTSVYSVKEQSIPDGNFPTVKSPNPEEQSALQMAMELAGSIDANLVMATDPDADRVGIAVKNSNGEFILLNGNQTAAILIHYLLSQWKSRNLLKGKEYIVKTIVTSELLKDIAQHNNVKCYDVLTGFKWIADIIRRNEGVETFIGGGEESYGYMIGDFVRDKDAVSSCAMIAETAAWAAEQGKTLYDILLDIYLEYGLYHERLKSLVRKGKSGSEEIKKIMSDYRADPPTSINGSLVVMIRDYQLGIEKHLTAKTETTINLPKSNVLQFFLEDGSKISVRPSGTEPKIKFYFSVNTKLSTLAEYPDALTSLESKLDGIIRDLNI; encoded by the coding sequence ATGGAATCATATAAATTAGAACCGGAAATCCTGAAAAAAGCTCAGATATGGTTGGGCGAAGGCTTTGATGAACAAACACGCAATGAAGTAAGTGACCTGATAAACTATAATCCTCAGGAGCTTACTGAATCTTTCTATACAAGTTTAGAGTTTGGAACCGGTGGTTTACGTGGCATCATGGGCCCCGGAACCAACCGTATGAATAAATATACTGTTGGAATGGCTACACAGGGATTGGCAAATTACCTTAAATCAGCCTTTAAAGACCTTCCAGAAATCAAAGTTGCCATAGCATATGACTCCAGAAACCGCAGCCGCTATTTCGCCGAGATTACCGCCAATGTTTTTGCTGCTAACAACATAAAAGTCTATCTTTTTGATGACCTCCGCCCTACTCCTGAATTATCTTTTGCAATTCGTCATTTTTCATGCCAGAGCGGTGTCGTTATCACTGCTTCACACAACCCTCCTGAATATAATGGCTATAAGGCCTATTGGGACGATGGAGCGCAAATGATCCCACCCCATGATAAAAACGTTATTGAAGAAGTAAACAAAATATCATCTATCGATGAAGTAAAATTCGAAGGAAACCGAAACCTGATCGAAGTGATAGGCAAAGATGTTGATGAATCTTACCTTTCCGCTGTTTTATCCCTGACACTGAATCCTGATCTTATCAGAAAACATCACAACCTGAAAATCGTTTACACCCCTCTCCACGGAACCGGAACACGATTGGTTCCTGAAATCCTGAAAAGAATGGGCTTTACCAGTGTCTATAGCGTGAAAGAACAGTCAATTCCCGATGGCAATTTCCCAACGGTTAAATCTCCAAATCCCGAAGAACAAAGTGCTCTCCAAATGGCTATGGAACTTGCCGGGAGTATTGATGCCAATCTTGTGATGGCCACAGACCCCGATGCTGACAGAGTTGGTATAGCCGTTAAAAACAGCAATGGCGAATTCATCCTGCTTAATGGTAACCAGACTGCAGCCATCCTGATTCATTATCTGCTCAGTCAGTGGAAATCCAGAAACCTCCTCAAAGGAAAGGAATATATTGTAAAAACCATTGTAACATCAGAGCTTTTGAAAGATATCGCACAACATAATAATGTAAAATGTTACGATGTATTGACAGGCTTTAAATGGATTGCCGATATAATTCGCAGAAATGAAGGCGTAGAAACTTTTATCGGCGGCGGCGAAGAAAGCTATGGCTATATGATCGGCGATTTTGTTCGTGATAAAGATGCCGTCAGCTCTTGCGCAATGATTGCTGAAACAGCCGCCTGGGCTGCGGAACAAGGAAAAACTTTATACGATATCCTTCTCGACATTTACCTTGAGTATGGGTTATATCACGAGAGACTCAAATCCCTTGTCAGAAAAGGAAAATCAGGATCAGAAGAGATAAAGAAGATTATGTCGGATTACCGTGCCGATCCTCCAACTTCAATAAACGGTAGTTTGGTCGTTATGATCCGTGATTATCAATTGGGTATAGAAAAACACTTAACCGCAAAGACGGAGACAACTATCAATCTCCCCAAATCAAACGTACTGCAGTTTTTCCTGGAAGATGGCAGTAAAATTTCCGTAAGGCCTTCAGGAACTGAACCCAAAATAAAGTTCTATTTCAGCGTTAACACAAAACTAAGTACCCTCGCTGAATACCCTGATGCTCTTACTTCCCTGGAAAGTAAACTGGATGGGATCATTCGTGATCTGAATATTTAA
- a CDS encoding S8 family serine peptidase, protein MKSITTILVLLVLIPGILTGQIYPDKYFIAFTDKNNSPYSITNPSEFLSQRAIDRRVRQGISIDLRDLPVNPAYIQGVKEVGVTIINPTKWLNGVSIQTDDPSKIAVIQALPYVKGVVKSHVNPVDPKFESDFFRNESFNLNPVMENLNSGRSSFDYGPSYNQIHMLNGDLLHDMGYRGEGFIIAVLDGGFLNADDIPAFDSLWMNGQILATRDFVKGGELTYDTHPHGTMVLSTMGANVPGTLIGTAPKANYLLLRSEDTGSEYIIEEYNWVSAAEYADSLGADIINSSLGYTTFPLDPDHDHTYQDMDGNTAPVTVGADVAASRGMIVVNSAGNSGSSPWFYIGAPADGDSVFAVGAVFSDGSYVYFSSRGPSYDGRIKPNIAAQGYDTYAADPGGSYGGASGTSFSSPVMAGMVACLWQTHPNLKNMELLAAIEASGNQANNPDDFLGYGIPDFFEANNLLTVIDSRIFLDDPEVSVYPNPFSDQFSIVAGRDLGTVAIDILDISGRQVYSSFIPLREGQATGISNLDGLATGVYSLRITHSGKVIYRKIVRL, encoded by the coding sequence ATGAAAAGTATCACTACCATTTTAGTTTTATTGGTTTTAATACCAGGGATTTTAACTGGGCAAATATACCCCGATAAATATTTTATTGCATTTACCGACAAGAATAACTCACCTTATTCAATAACCAATCCGTCAGAGTTTCTTTCACAAAGGGCCATAGACCGAAGAGTAAGGCAAGGGATATCCATTGACTTAAGAGATTTACCGGTCAATCCGGCTTATATCCAAGGTGTTAAAGAGGTGGGGGTGACGATAATCAACCCTACAAAATGGTTGAACGGTGTTAGCATACAAACCGATGATCCATCGAAGATTGCAGTCATACAAGCTTTACCTTATGTTAAAGGAGTTGTAAAGTCGCATGTTAATCCGGTTGATCCTAAGTTTGAAAGTGATTTTTTTCGCAATGAGTCATTCAACCTTAATCCTGTGATGGAGAATTTGAATTCGGGACGTTCTTCTTTTGATTACGGGCCTTCATACAATCAGATTCATATGTTGAACGGTGATCTTTTACACGATATGGGTTATCGGGGTGAAGGGTTTATTATTGCTGTACTCGATGGTGGATTCCTTAACGCTGATGATATTCCGGCATTTGATAGTTTATGGATGAACGGTCAGATTTTAGCAACCCGCGATTTTGTTAAAGGGGGTGAGCTCACCTACGATACGCATCCTCATGGCACCATGGTATTGTCGACCATGGGGGCAAATGTCCCTGGTACACTGATTGGGACTGCTCCAAAGGCGAATTATTTGTTGCTTCGGTCAGAAGATACCGGTTCGGAGTATATTATTGAGGAATACAATTGGGTTTCGGCTGCAGAGTATGCTGACAGTCTGGGGGCGGATATTATTAACTCTTCTTTGGGTTATACAACCTTTCCTCTTGATCCTGACCATGACCATACCTATCAGGATATGGACGGGAACACGGCACCGGTTACGGTTGGAGCCGATGTTGCTGCAAGCAGGGGCATGATTGTTGTTAATTCCGCCGGAAATTCAGGGTCTTCTCCCTGGTTTTACATTGGAGCACCCGCAGATGGTGATAGCGTTTTTGCGGTTGGAGCCGTATTTTCAGATGGTAGTTACGTGTATTTCAGTTCACGGGGGCCTTCTTATGACGGGAGGATAAAACCCAACATAGCTGCACAAGGTTACGATACTTATGCTGCCGATCCGGGAGGCTCTTATGGTGGAGCCAGTGGAACTTCCTTCTCATCACCCGTAATGGCAGGAATGGTTGCCTGTCTTTGGCAAACACATCCCAACCTTAAAAACATGGAACTTCTGGCTGCCATTGAAGCAAGCGGAAATCAGGCAAATAATCCGGATGATTTCCTGGGTTACGGGATTCCTGATTTCTTTGAAGCAAACAACCTTCTTACTGTCATTGATTCAAGAATATTCTTGGATGATCCGGAGGTCTCTGTTTATCCCAATCCCTTTTCCGACCAATTCAGTATTGTTGCAGGAAGGGATTTGGGTACTGTAGCCATTGATATCCTTGATATTTCCGGCAGGCAGGTATATTCTTCATTCATTCCTTTAAGGGAAGGGCAAGCAACCGGTATCAGTAACCTTGATGGTTTGGCAACAGGAGTGTATTCTCTGAGAATCACCCATTCAGGAAAGGTTATTTACAGGAAAATTGTCAGGCTTTAA